In one Candidatus Nitrospira nitrificans genomic region, the following are encoded:
- the modC gene encoding molybdenum ABC transporter ATP-binding protein: MSHLLAHFDVRFPNFRLNVDIDVPMSGITAIFGPSGSGKTTFLRCLAGLERASDGFMQFGNDVWQDEKVGLCLPLHKRPIGYVFQEPRLFPHYNVRANLLYGYKRVPVEERRIAIEHVVEILGIGHLLERRIHKLSGGEQQRVAIGRALLTSPQLLLLDEPLASLDIQRKQELLRFIRCLHEELAIPVMYVSHAISEILQLADRVVLLKDGKLIGTGTLNEVLTSLDFRGSFGAHRVGAVLDARVSGHDPEYGLTQLAFLGQSLFVPLQSATVGQDVRVHILSSDVSLVVGRTDSPTSVLNILEATIVEVRELNQSSVDVLLDIGSPLIASITRKSLATLGLKSGQRVCAHVKAVAMNEELVE; encoded by the coding sequence GATGTCGGGCATTACCGCGATTTTCGGACCGTCCGGATCGGGAAAGACCACTTTTTTGAGATGCTTGGCCGGACTTGAGCGAGCATCAGATGGTTTTATGCAATTCGGCAACGATGTCTGGCAGGACGAAAAGGTCGGTTTGTGCCTGCCGCTCCATAAACGCCCCATCGGATATGTCTTCCAAGAACCTCGCTTGTTTCCTCATTACAACGTGCGCGCGAATCTTCTGTACGGTTATAAGCGGGTCCCCGTGGAAGAACGCCGCATTGCCATCGAGCACGTTGTCGAGATTCTGGGAATCGGCCATCTTCTTGAACGCCGCATCCACAAGCTCTCCGGCGGCGAGCAGCAGCGAGTGGCGATCGGCCGCGCGCTGCTGACCAGTCCACAATTGCTATTGCTGGATGAACCGCTCGCCTCGCTCGATATTCAACGTAAGCAAGAGCTCCTTCGGTTCATACGCTGCCTTCATGAGGAGTTGGCCATCCCGGTGATGTACGTCAGCCATGCGATCAGTGAAATCCTCCAACTCGCGGACCGAGTCGTCCTGTTAAAAGATGGCAAACTCATAGGCACCGGCACACTCAATGAGGTACTCACTTCGCTGGACTTTCGGGGGAGCTTCGGAGCACACCGCGTGGGAGCGGTTCTAGATGCCCGTGTATCCGGTCACGACCCGGAGTACGGCCTCACTCAGTTGGCATTCCTGGGACAATCGCTGTTCGTTCCACTGCAATCCGCCACCGTCGGGCAGGATGTGCGCGTCCATATCCTCTCCAGCGATGTCAGCCTCGTCGTCGGCCGAACCGATTCCCCGACTAGTGTGTTGAATATTCTCGAAGCGACGATCGTTGAAGTTCGAGAGTTGAATCAGTCGTCGGTGGACGTCTTGTTGGATATTGGATCACCACTGATCGCGAGCATCACCAGAAAATCGCTCGCGACCTTGGGACTGAAGTCTGGGCAACGGGTATGTGCCCATGTCAAAGCGGTGGCAATGAATGAAGAGTTGGTGGAATAG
- the lexA gene encoding transcriptional repressor LexA, whose translation MKSRDLKDIREELGLTQQELADALHTTRVSVARYEAGMRRIPGVVSVVLNQLRRKTAVPMAGLVAAGYPIEPVPQSELVEIPSSMLRSGETFALKVTGESMKDDGILPGDFVVVHKQATANNGQTVVALVNGEATIKTYLKKATHIELRPANETMQSILVRPSDAFQIEGIVIGVIRHCAV comes from the coding sequence ATGAAATCAAGAGACCTTAAAGATATCCGAGAAGAGCTAGGCCTCACGCAGCAGGAACTTGCCGACGCCTTGCACACTACTCGGGTGTCCGTGGCACGGTATGAAGCCGGCATGCGACGGATTCCCGGTGTCGTCTCGGTGGTGCTGAATCAATTACGACGTAAGACGGCCGTTCCAATGGCCGGTCTCGTTGCAGCCGGCTATCCGATCGAGCCGGTGCCACAATCGGAACTCGTGGAGATCCCCTCGAGCATGTTGCGGAGCGGAGAGACCTTTGCATTAAAGGTCACGGGAGAATCCATGAAAGACGACGGCATTTTACCCGGCGATTTCGTGGTTGTGCACAAACAAGCTACGGCCAACAACGGGCAGACCGTCGTCGCCCTGGTCAATGGCGAGGCCACGATCAAGACATACCTCAAGAAGGCTACTCACATTGAACTTCGTCCAGCTAATGAGACGATGCAGTCGATCCTGGTCCGGCCATCGGATGCATTTCAGATCGAAGGGATCGTCATCGGTGTGATCAGGCATTGTGCCGTCTAG
- a CDS encoding tyrosine-type recombinase/integrase, with product MAHGVESSTKSHKIRRVDMTPQLAKTLQTLKETRSLEASMEGVPMPEYVFVTPSWTRWDDSNLRGAFRELLTKAEIRHVRFHDLRHTYASLMAKAGAPPKYVQEQLGQ from the coding sequence GTGGCCCATGGCGTTGAGAGTAGTACAAAGAGCCACAAGATCAGGCGGGTCGATATGACGCCACAGCTCGCCAAGACGTTGCAGACGTTGAAGGAAACGAGAAGTCTTGAGGCGTCTATGGAAGGCGTTCCGATGCCGGAGTATGTCTTTGTTACCCCGTCCTGGACACGATGGGATGACTCGAATTTACGCGGAGCATTCAGGGAGCTATTGACGAAGGCCGAGATTCGACATGTCCGGTTCCACGATCTCCGGCACACGTACGCGTCACTGATGGCCAAAGCAGGCGCACCGCCGAAGTATGTTCAAGAACAACTTGGCCAATAG